From Chryseobacterium gallinarum, one genomic window encodes:
- a CDS encoding PLP-dependent cysteine synthase family protein, whose amino-acid sequence MKYAKNILETIGNTPLVQLNKVLGEDFPALVLAKVETFNPGNSVKDRMALKMIEDAEKDGRLKPGGTIIEGTSGNTGMGLALAAIIKGYKCIFVTNSKQSKEKCDILRAVGAEVIVCPTDVKPTDPRSYYSVSKRLAKETENGWYVNQYDNLSNRAAHYESTAPEIWEQTEGKLTHFVVGAGTGGTITGCGTFFKEKNPDIKVIGVDTYGSILKEFHETGELHYDHAYTYITEGIGEDIIPENYDMSVIDHFEKVTDKDGAIYARKLAKEEGIFCGYSAGSAIASLVQMKEQFTKDDVIVVLLHDHGSRYVGKIYNDEWMKEMGWLEESKEA is encoded by the coding sequence ATGAAATACGCAAAAAATATTCTTGAAACTATAGGAAATACACCCTTAGTACAACTTAACAAAGTATTGGGAGAAGATTTTCCTGCACTGGTTTTAGCAAAGGTAGAAACATTCAATCCCGGGAATTCCGTAAAGGACAGAATGGCTCTTAAAATGATAGAAGATGCCGAGAAAGATGGCAGACTAAAACCGGGAGGAACCATCATTGAAGGAACTTCCGGAAATACAGGAATGGGACTGGCACTGGCTGCTATCATCAAAGGATACAAATGTATTTTTGTGACCAATTCCAAGCAATCAAAAGAAAAATGTGATATTCTTCGTGCCGTAGGAGCTGAAGTAATCGTTTGTCCTACTGATGTAAAACCAACTGATCCGCGTTCTTATTATTCAGTTTCCAAAAGACTGGCTAAAGAAACGGAAAACGGATGGTATGTAAATCAATATGATAATTTATCCAACAGAGCGGCTCATTATGAATCTACAGCACCTGAAATCTGGGAACAGACAGAAGGCAAGCTGACTCATTTTGTGGTAGGTGCCGGAACCGGAGGTACCATTACGGGATGTGGGACTTTTTTCAAAGAAAAAAATCCGGATATTAAGGTAATTGGAGTAGACACTTATGGTTCTATTCTGAAAGAATTCCATGAAACCGGGGAACTGCATTATGATCATGCCTATACCTATATTACAGAAGGAATCGGGGAAGATATTATCCCTGAGAACTATGATATGTCGGTGATTGATCATTTTGAAAAGGTAACAGATAAAGACGGAGCTATCTATGCAAGAAAGCTGGCAAAAGAAGAAGGAATTTTCTGTGGATATTCTGCCGGTAGTGCTATTGCTTCTCTTGTTCAGATGAAAGAGCAGTTTACCAAAGATGATGTCATTGTGGTTTTGCTTCATGACCATGGTTCCAGATACGTAGGAAAAATCTACAATGATGAGTGGATGAAGGAAATGGGCTGGCTGGAAGAAAGCAAGGAAGCCTAA
- a CDS encoding dicarboxylate/amino acid:cation symporter: MKEVLKNYSGIIFLLLGIIVGSIIGIVAPGFVEYIKPLGDIFLNLLFVSVVPLVFFAVSNSIASLEQQSKFGKIILVMALTFLFFILTAAIFTICAVYLFPVSGVSGSSELIAEAADNDTWGNRIVSFFTVGEFTELFSRRNMLALLVFAFLTGFAARKTGEKGEPFSVFIASGYEVMKELLLLVMKLAPIGLGAYFAYQVATLGPQLFGFYAKPLGLYYIAGIIYFIVFFSIYAFMANGQKGVKSFWTNAIYPTLTAISTCSSFATMPANLQAASKIGIPSSIANLVIPIGTTLHKNGSSMSSIIKIYVAFLIIGKDFFDPANLLLALGITVFVSIVAGGIPNGGYIGEMLMISVYKLPQEAIPAVMIIGTLVDPLATVLNAVGDVVAAMFVNRFVKV; the protein is encoded by the coding sequence ATGAAAGAGGTATTAAAAAACTATTCCGGAATTATATTTTTACTATTAGGAATTATCGTTGGAAGCATTATTGGTATTGTAGCCCCAGGTTTTGTAGAATACATTAAGCCATTGGGAGACATTTTTCTTAATCTTCTTTTTGTAAGTGTAGTTCCTCTGGTATTTTTTGCCGTTTCCAATTCTATCGCTTCGCTGGAACAGCAATCTAAGTTTGGAAAAATCATCCTTGTGATGGCTCTTACATTTTTATTCTTTATTCTGACAGCTGCTATTTTTACAATTTGTGCTGTCTACCTGTTTCCTGTTTCGGGAGTTTCCGGCAGTTCAGAGTTAATAGCAGAAGCTGCCGACAATGATACGTGGGGAAACCGGATTGTAAGTTTCTTTACGGTAGGAGAATTCACGGAACTGTTCTCAAGGAGAAACATGCTGGCTCTTTTAGTATTTGCATTTTTAACAGGTTTTGCTGCCAGAAAAACCGGGGAGAAAGGAGAACCTTTCAGCGTTTTTATTGCTTCAGGATATGAAGTTATGAAGGAACTGCTTTTATTGGTTATGAAGCTTGCGCCTATTGGTTTGGGAGCTTATTTTGCTTATCAGGTTGCTACATTAGGTCCGCAGCTTTTTGGGTTTTATGCTAAACCGCTGGGGTTATATTATATTGCAGGAATTATCTACTTCATTGTCTTTTTTTCTATTTATGCATTCATGGCGAACGGTCAGAAAGGGGTTAAAAGTTTCTGGACAAATGCGATCTACCCTACCCTTACAGCTATCAGTACCTGCAGCAGCTTTGCCACAATGCCTGCAAACCTGCAAGCTGCCTCAAAAATAGGTATTCCAAGTTCAATAGCCAATCTGGTTATTCCTATCGGGACAACACTTCATAAAAACGGATCTTCCATGTCTTCCATTATTAAAATTTATGTGGCATTTTTAATTATAGGGAAAGATTTTTTTGATCCGGCCAACCTGCTTTTAGCTTTAGGAATTACGGTTTTTGTGAGCATCGTAGCCGGTGGTATTCCTAATGGAGGTTATATTGGGGAAATGTTAATGATCTCAGTGTATAAGCTCCCTCAGGAGGCAATTCCCGCAGTTATGATCATCGGAACCTTGGTAGATCCCCTGGCTACAGTTTTGAATGCGGTAGGAGATGTTGTTGCCGCTATGTTTGTCAACCGGTTTGTGAAGGTCTGA
- a CDS encoding YcxB family protein → MSEEKVIRLKSDRKNFEDIYFNGNQGSLLFSPTTKSKTITTIAAAVVVLVVFLFKDSLGKDNVGILYFLSFILLLCAVFLSVSINKVSRWKKQVNHYLNLIENCTIYEIRFDQNFFTINIDGEKETSEWKDFEHFEVNEKFISLEGKYSYMFPKKSMSDKEYSFLKKTLKENIRQ, encoded by the coding sequence ATGAGCGAGGAAAAGGTGATCAGACTAAAATCAGACAGAAAGAATTTTGAAGATATTTATTTTAATGGTAATCAGGGCAGTCTGCTTTTTTCGCCTACCACAAAAAGCAAGACGATAACAACTATTGCTGCAGCTGTTGTTGTACTGGTCGTCTTTCTATTTAAAGATAGTTTAGGTAAAGATAATGTAGGTATTTTATACTTTTTAAGTTTTATACTTTTACTTTGCGCTGTTTTTCTTTCTGTAAGCATCAACAAAGTTTCAAGATGGAAAAAGCAGGTTAATCATTACCTGAACCTCATTGAAAACTGTACAATATATGAGATCAGGTTTGATCAGAATTTTTTTACCATCAACATTGATGGAGAAAAAGAAACCAGTGAGTGGAAAGATTTTGAGCATTTTGAGGTTAATGAAAAATTTATTTCCCTCGAAGGAAAATACAGTTACATGTTTCCAAAGAAATCAATGAGTGATAAGGAATACAGTTTTCTCAAGAAAACATTGAAAGAAAATATCAGACAATAA
- a CDS encoding chaperone modulator CbpM — protein MSERISREELVRIYNIEVTFFDELVDYGLLHVQTEDNIRYLMYEDLPELEKFANWYYDLEINLPGLEVIHNMLKKLEALKRRNRELMNKLSAINNEYEDI, from the coding sequence ATGAGCGAAAGAATATCACGGGAAGAACTCGTAAGAATATATAATATAGAAGTCACTTTTTTTGACGAATTGGTAGATTACGGCCTGCTTCATGTACAGACAGAAGATAACATCCGTTATTTAATGTATGAAGATTTACCTGAGCTGGAGAAGTTTGCGAATTGGTACTATGATCTTGAAATTAACCTGCCTGGTTTAGAAGTAATTCATAATATGCTGAAAAAGCTGGAAGCTCTCAAACGAAGAAACAGAGAGCTGATGAATAAACTTTCTGCCATAAATAATGAATATGAAGATATTTAG
- a CDS encoding DnaJ C-terminal domain-containing protein, with protein sequence MAYIDYYKILGVDKSATQDDIKKAYRKLARKLHPDLNPDDKEAERKFKELNEANEVLSNPENRAKYDKYGEHWKHGEEYEKAQQQQRQYQQQSHYDYGGGFSGADFGEGEDFSDFFQNMFGGAGGGFGRSSRGSASGKFKGQDIHAELNLNLRDAAKTHPQTFEINGKKVRITIPAGVYDGQQIKLKGHGNPGVNGGPNGDLYITFNIPVDPNFERIGDDLKTKVSIDLYTAVLGGEVKVNTLEGSVNLKVKPETQSGITVRLKGKGFPVYKKEGQYGDLFVTYEVKLPTNLTEKQKELFEQLKNS encoded by the coding sequence ATGGCTTATATAGATTACTATAAGATTTTAGGCGTAGATAAAAGCGCAACCCAGGATGACATTAAAAAAGCCTACCGAAAACTGGCAAGAAAACTGCATCCGGACCTTAATCCTGACGACAAAGAAGCTGAAAGAAAATTTAAGGAACTCAACGAAGCTAATGAAGTACTCAGCAATCCCGAAAACCGTGCTAAATATGATAAGTACGGAGAACATTGGAAACACGGTGAGGAATATGAAAAAGCCCAGCAACAACAAAGACAGTACCAGCAGCAAAGCCACTATGACTATGGAGGAGGATTCTCAGGAGCGGATTTTGGAGAAGGTGAAGATTTTTCAGATTTCTTCCAGAATATGTTTGGGGGTGCGGGCGGAGGCTTTGGCAGAAGTTCCCGGGGAAGTGCCTCAGGGAAATTCAAAGGACAGGATATACATGCTGAATTGAATTTAAATTTAAGAGATGCCGCAAAAACTCATCCGCAAACTTTTGAGATCAATGGCAAAAAGGTAAGAATCACAATTCCTGCGGGAGTTTACGATGGCCAGCAGATCAAATTGAAAGGCCACGGAAATCCGGGAGTAAACGGTGGCCCGAACGGAGACCTCTATATCACATTTAACATTCCGGTAGATCCCAATTTTGAAAGGATTGGTGATGATCTGAAAACGAAAGTATCCATAGATTTATATACAGCGGTTTTAGGAGGTGAGGTTAAAGTCAATACTTTGGAAGGAAGTGTTAATCTTAAAGTGAAGCCGGAAACCCAATCCGGGATTACGGTAAGATTGAAAGGAAAAGGGTTTCCTGTCTATAAAAAAGAAGGACAGTATGGTGATTTATTTGTAACCTATGAAGTAAAGCTGCCTACCAACCTTACAGAAAAGCAGAAAGAACTTTTTGAACAATTGAAAAATTCCTAG
- a CDS encoding ABC transporter permease — MKFPLYFSRKIAFSKDNKNNLSRVIIFIGRLSVALGIIVSLITVATGFGSKKAIKERLADFSGHITVRSTRSNSSYNTSVLDNQGLNLPKIKELPDVESVQKYATVTGIMRNEHSFAGIIFKGIGKDFDSARFKKFLIAGTTPKVTEKGFNNNVTISQKVANDLHLKLNDSIVTVFSKTDQKPIYRKFRVIGIFKTDIKMIDDQFVIGGINHVRKIQDMKPDEIGGVDIFLKNVNDIDKDFPEIEKLIGYKNYAEKATEKFPQITDWISIFDTNIALIIIIMLIVVVINIIMVLLILIIERTNSIGLLKTLGASNSQIRATFINYTLIIMIPGLLYGNAIGLGLILIQKFFGIIKLNPENYYVSTVPVDLNPIAIISISVGILIISGLALIIPSYLISKISPVKAIKYN, encoded by the coding sequence TTGAAATTTCCTTTATATTTCTCTAGAAAAATAGCATTTTCCAAAGATAACAAAAATAACCTTTCAAGGGTTATCATCTTCATTGGCAGACTTTCTGTAGCTTTGGGGATCATTGTGTCCTTAATCACGGTGGCTACCGGTTTTGGTTCTAAAAAAGCTATTAAGGAAAGACTTGCGGATTTCAGCGGTCATATTACTGTAAGGTCTACCCGGTCCAATTCTTCATACAACACTTCTGTTCTTGATAATCAGGGGTTAAATCTTCCTAAAATAAAAGAGCTCCCGGATGTGGAAAGTGTTCAGAAGTATGCAACAGTAACGGGAATTATGCGGAATGAGCATAGTTTTGCCGGAATTATTTTTAAAGGAATCGGGAAAGATTTTGACAGTGCAAGGTTTAAAAAATTTCTCATTGCAGGAACTACTCCTAAGGTGACTGAAAAAGGATTCAATAACAATGTTACCATTTCACAAAAGGTGGCCAATGATCTTCATCTTAAACTTAACGACAGTATTGTTACCGTATTTTCAAAAACCGACCAGAAACCTATCTACCGGAAATTCAGGGTTATCGGAATTTTCAAGACCGACATCAAAATGATAGATGATCAATTTGTCATTGGTGGTATCAATCACGTAAGAAAAATCCAGGATATGAAACCTGATGAAATCGGAGGTGTTGATATCTTCCTTAAAAATGTCAATGACATTGATAAAGACTTCCCTGAAATTGAGAAACTGATCGGTTATAAAAACTATGCAGAGAAAGCCACTGAAAAATTCCCTCAAATTACTGATTGGATCAGTATTTTCGATACCAATATTGCTTTGATTATCATTATTATGCTGATTGTTGTGGTAATTAATATTATTATGGTTCTTTTAATTCTTATTATTGAAAGAACTAATTCTATTGGTCTTCTTAAAACTTTAGGGGCAAGCAATTCCCAGATTAGAGCAACTTTCATCAATTATACGCTGATCATCATGATTCCGGGGCTTCTATACGGAAACGCCATTGGACTGGGACTTATCCTGATTCAGAAATTCTTTGGAATAATCAAACTCAATCCTGAAAATTATTATGTGAGTACGGTTCCTGTGGACCTCAACCCAATCGCTATTATTTCTATTTCCGTAGGGATCCTGATTATTTCCGGGCTGGCTCTGATCATTCCCAGCTATCTGATCAGTAAGATTTCACCGGTAAAAGCCATTAAATATAATTAG
- a CDS encoding helix-turn-helix domain-containing protein — MRVNRAKELLTSKNTIKETVFLTGFSDTNYFTRVFKQWEGVTPKSYQKRIALR; from the coding sequence ATGAGGGTAAACCGAGCGAAAGAATTACTTACCAGTAAGAACACCATCAAGGAAACTGTTTTTCTGACGGGATTTTCAGACACCAACTATTTTACGAGGGTATTTAAACAATGGGAGGGAGTAACCCCGAAAAGTTATCAGAAAAGAATAGCTCTGAGATAA